One window of the Xenopus tropicalis strain Nigerian chromosome 10, UCB_Xtro_10.0, whole genome shotgun sequence genome contains the following:
- the LOC100497829 gene encoding LOW QUALITY PROTEIN: coiled-coil domain-containing protein 77-like (The sequence of the model RefSeq protein was modified relative to this genomic sequence to represent the inferred CDS: inserted 2 bases in 1 codon; substituted 2 bases at 2 genomic stop codons) produces the protein MDFSSHRGMHEGRYRSPSLQDTTMSSSHTQKNRGDSTPLPPINERLAFLRPSRELLEYYRKKIAEFDEEHKDLVKQLEQYKATFEEQHKLQWEMRQREEEISELQKALSDMQVYLFQEREHVLRLYSENDRLKIREXEDKKKIQKLLALVGTSEGDVTYFHKEPPNKVTIPQRAVQSGDPYARKLQRSGQAGTKQAPLKAPGKQDRSKEGKKEDPQILLLQLEALQAQLEGQTXLSKEQIETLLEDRKVRVEETQVQHHQDKMKSMTDKLNKTQKLLYESTRDFLQLKXCRANEKSWMAEKDRLLRELDRCREQLAFSTDPEQERENEREILRLSLAEKASRHSHSEEVKSLTEQLAQAHRLAEMYREQCVTLEDELGKIREEGDVGREIFKEHSDKVAKRLQLMTQRYEALEKRRNMEVEGYKTDIKLLRQRLKDVEKQLFKVTLNIGPDQDLAILDAVRQGNKKTQKIQGELRNLKAKIYGLENELRIE, from the exons GTACAGGTCTCCTTCCCTTCAAGATACCACCATGAGCTCCAGCCACACCCAGAAGAACCGAGGGGACTCCACTCCGCTGCCTCCAATCAACGAGCGCCTGGCTTTCCTGCGGCCGTCCAGAGAGCTGTTAGAGTATTACCGCAAGAAGATCGCTGAGTTTGATGAGGAACACAAGGATCTGGTGAAGCAACTGGAGCAATACAAAGCTAcctttgaggagcag CACAAGCTGCAGTGGGAGATGCGTCAGCGCGAGGAAGAGATCTCGGAGCTGCAGAAGGCGCTAAGTGACATGCAGGTTTATCTGTTCCAGGAACGAGAGCACGTGCTGCGCCTATACTCGGAGAATGATAGGCTGAAAATCAG AGAGTAGGAGGATAAGAAGAAGATCCAGAAGCTCTTGGCATTGGTTGGGACCAGTGAGGGGGACGTTACTTACTTCCACAAGGAGCCCCCAAACAAG GTCACCATTCCCCAACGTGCTGTTCAGTCTGGGGATCCATACGCCCGGAAACTGCAACGTTCAGGCCAGGCAG GTACCAAACAAGCACCCCTGAAAGCACCGGGGAAGCAAGACAGAAGCAAAGAGGGCAAGAAAGAAGATCCCCAGATTCTTTTGCTTCAG CTGGAGGCGCTGCAGGCCCAGCTGGAAGGGCAGACATGACTATCCAAAGAGCAGATAGAGACTCTGTTAGAGGACAGGAAGGTCCGCGTGGAAGAAACCCAGGTGCAGCACCACCAGGACAAAATGAAATCTATGACAGATAA GCTGAATAAGACCCAGAAATTGCTGTACGAGAGCACCAGGGATTTTCTGCAACTGAA TTGCAGAGCCAATGAGAAATCTTGGATGGCCGAGAAAGATCGGCTGCTCCGAGAGCTAGACCGGTGCCGAGAGCAGTTGGCTTTTAGTACTGACCCAGAGCAAGAGCGGGAAAACGAGCGAGAGATCCTGCGTTTGTCATTGGCCGAGAAAGCAAGTCGGCACTCTCACAGTGAGGAAGTGAAG TCTCTTACAGAGCAGCTGGCACAAGCACATCGCCTTGCTGAAATGTACCGGGAGCAGTGTGTGACTTTGGAGGATGAGCTGGGAAAGATACGTGAGGAGGGAGACGTGGGTAGGGAAATCTTCAAG gAACATTCAGATAAGGTGGCCAAGCGGCTGCAATTGATGACGCAGAGATACGaggctctggagaaaaggcgcaaCATGGAGGTAGAGGGCTATAAGACTGACATCAAGCTGCTGAGACAGCGGTTAAAGGATGTAGAGAAGCAACTATTCAAG GTGACGCTGAACATCGGGCCAGACCAAGATCTTGCAATTCTGGATGCAGTGCGGCAGGGCAACAAAAAGACGCAAAAAATTCAAGGGGAACTGCGCAACTTAAAGGCCAAAATCTATGGCCTGGAGAATGAACTGAGAATCGAATAG